The Sporosarcina ureae genome includes a region encoding these proteins:
- a CDS encoding ethanolamine ammonia-lyase subunit EutB — translation MNLSTTLGGERYVFHDLKEVLAKANEEKSGDRLAGIAAETVQERIAAKTVVSELLVSDIRNNPLIPIESDEVSLIIENDINEKVYSGIQNWSIAELREYILSNEVGDRELKRLSRGLTSEVIAAVTKLMSNLDLVHAANKIEILSTCNITIGQKGTLSSRLQPNHPTDNIDGIITSLKEGLSYGIGDAVIGVNPVDDSVESVKRVLNATKDFIDEWEIPTQNCVLAHVTTQMKAIEQGAPADMIFQSIAGTEKAHRSFGISAELIAEAKDLSLKMGTGTGPQTLYFETGQGSELSAEAHYGVDQVTMEARNYGFARHYDPYIVNTVVGFIGPEYLYNSKQVIRAGLEDHFMGKLHGLPMGVDICYTNHIKADQNDIEDLSILLSAAGVNFIIAAPMGDDVMLNYQSMSYHDVATVLRTMGKTPAPEYLKWLEKMGIYENGMLSKRAGDLTLFNR, via the coding sequence GTGAATTTATCCACTACACTAGGCGGCGAACGATATGTGTTCCATGACCTAAAAGAAGTACTAGCAAAAGCGAACGAAGAGAAATCCGGTGATCGCCTCGCAGGAATTGCAGCGGAAACGGTGCAAGAAAGAATCGCTGCTAAAACAGTCGTCAGTGAGTTGCTTGTGAGCGATATTCGTAACAATCCACTGATTCCGATCGAAAGCGACGAAGTCTCACTGATTATTGAAAATGATATAAATGAAAAAGTTTACAGTGGAATCCAGAACTGGAGTATCGCTGAACTACGTGAATATATTTTGAGTAATGAAGTAGGCGACCGTGAATTAAAGCGACTCAGCCGCGGATTGACTTCGGAAGTCATCGCAGCCGTCACCAAGCTAATGTCCAATCTCGACTTAGTACACGCGGCCAATAAAATCGAAATCTTATCAACATGTAATATTACAATTGGCCAAAAAGGCACGTTATCTTCCCGTTTGCAACCGAATCATCCGACAGACAATATTGATGGGATTATCACTTCGTTAAAAGAAGGCTTGTCTTACGGGATCGGTGATGCGGTAATTGGGGTCAATCCCGTAGATGACTCCGTAGAGAGTGTAAAGCGTGTGTTGAATGCAACGAAAGATTTTATCGATGAATGGGAAATACCGACGCAAAACTGTGTGCTCGCACACGTTACGACACAGATGAAAGCAATTGAACAAGGGGCGCCTGCTGATATGATCTTCCAAAGTATCGCAGGAACAGAAAAAGCTCACCGTTCATTTGGTATTTCAGCAGAATTGATTGCTGAAGCAAAAGACTTATCGCTAAAAATGGGGACGGGTACTGGCCCTCAAACATTATACTTTGAAACAGGACAAGGATCTGAATTATCGGCTGAAGCGCATTATGGCGTAGACCAAGTAACTATGGAAGCACGGAACTACGGCTTTGCACGACATTATGATCCGTACATCGTCAACACGGTTGTCGGATTTATCGGACCGGAATATTTATATAACAGCAAGCAAGTAATCCGTGCTGGCCTTGAAGATCACTTCATGGGTAAGCTGCACGGCTTACCGATGGGTGTAGATATTTGTTATACGAACCATATTAAAGCAGATCAAAATGACATCGAAGATCTAAGTATTTTATTATCAGCGGCAGGTGTGAACTTCATCATCGCAGCACCGATGGGCGATGACGTGATGCTGAATTACCAGTCTATGAGCTACCATGACGTGGCGACGGTTCTTCGGACAATGGGCAAAACACCAGCGCCTGAATACTTGAAATGGCTTGAAAAGATGGGGATTTATGAAAATGGCATGCTGAGTAAACGTGCCGGAGATCTCACACTCTTCAATCGATAG